A genome region from Thermovirga sp. includes the following:
- a CDS encoding 50S ribosomal protein L28, which produces MANFCDCCGRGRGTGNKVSHSNRHSRRTWGINLQTVKVDLGGDESRRMKICTKCLRSGRVRRAV; this is translated from the coding sequence ATGGCCAATTTCTGCGATTGTTGCGGAAGAGGCCGGGGAACCGGCAACAAGGTCAGTCACTCAAATCGTCACTCCAGGAGGACCTGGGGGATCAACCTTCAGACCGTAAAGGTCGACCTCGGCGGTGACGAATCGCGGAGGATGAAGATCTGTACCAAGTGCCTCCGCTCGGGAAGGGTCAGAAGGGCTGTCTAG
- a CDS encoding DNA translocase FtsK → MKVTRRKPKARDKADTKSLDGKETRKQPWMTMAVFTFLLVDLYLLATLFLFRTGEFGQVIHFWTLELFGGGIIVLLVFGAYFLTSRIFGYPVPLPLRQTMASLVLYLCCALLLGLSALSGIEPAMALLRPGEVGSFMAGVLLRRVGPLGTVLGGFGGIATALTLYGIINRKSMMKVVSFLSGLFRTFRNILLPPQRNEAAKAGSAPEEPARSTSRAGSRPGSKKPEARTTAPPGKIDIPDTIVDEAPADQVGAFSKVPSEEALSFPVPLEIFGPSDDFSFNLDKSLLAGQGENIIETLDEFGIAAELAETVVGPTVIQYRIQLAPGIKVSRVSSLANDLAVSLAVPSLRIEAPIPGKTFIGIEVPNPDRKPVNIRTVLDHPSFQEADCDLAIPVGVGVDGRHLTIGLEKMPHLLIAGTTGSGKSVFVSCCIAALACRKKPEELRFLLIDPKRVEMKIFDRLPHNITPPVVESRQAVHALGWTIREMERRYELFAQARVRNIRTFNARALPLNRLPYIIIVIDELADLMFTSPREVEDYICRLAQMARATGIHLIIATQRPSVNVVTGLIKANIPARVAFTLPSQTDSRTIIDISGAERLLGSGDMLFLTPRLPKPLRIQSPWMDEPVMVRFMDYLSTLFGDPVFFDIDMENAGDTNGGKAHLDDPLLQDAMDLILQSGIASASRLQRQLRVGFTRAARLIDTLEQVGIVGPQEGSKPRDILVDEEEARQMLEACIKDL, encoded by the coding sequence ATGAAAGTCACCAGGAGAAAACCCAAAGCCCGGGACAAGGCCGATACGAAAAGCCTGGATGGAAAGGAGACCAGGAAGCAGCCATGGATGACCATGGCCGTTTTCACCTTCCTGCTGGTCGATTTGTACCTTCTGGCCACCCTTTTCCTCTTCAGGACCGGAGAATTTGGCCAGGTTATCCATTTCTGGACCCTGGAGCTTTTTGGCGGAGGAATTATCGTCCTGCTCGTCTTCGGTGCTTATTTTCTGACCTCCCGGATTTTCGGATACCCCGTACCTCTCCCCTTGAGGCAGACCATGGCCTCATTGGTTCTTTACCTGTGCTGCGCTCTTCTGCTCGGTCTTTCCGCCCTCAGCGGCATTGAACCGGCAATGGCGCTTCTACGACCCGGCGAGGTCGGGTCTTTTATGGCCGGAGTACTTCTCAGGCGCGTTGGCCCTCTCGGTACCGTCCTGGGGGGATTCGGCGGTATAGCGACGGCTTTGACGCTTTACGGGATCATCAACAGGAAAAGCATGATGAAGGTTGTTTCCTTCCTCTCCGGCCTCTTCCGGACTTTCCGTAATATTCTCCTGCCCCCGCAGCGAAATGAAGCCGCGAAGGCCGGCTCTGCACCGGAGGAGCCGGCGAGGAGCACAAGCCGAGCCGGCTCAAGACCCGGATCAAAAAAGCCGGAGGCCCGCACCACTGCACCCCCCGGAAAGATCGATATCCCCGATACCATCGTGGACGAGGCACCCGCGGATCAGGTCGGCGCCTTTTCGAAAGTGCCTTCGGAAGAGGCCCTTTCTTTTCCGGTTCCGCTGGAAATCTTTGGCCCGTCCGATGATTTTTCCTTCAACCTCGACAAGTCGCTTCTCGCCGGACAGGGCGAGAATATCATTGAAACCCTGGACGAATTCGGCATCGCGGCCGAACTGGCCGAGACGGTGGTAGGGCCCACGGTCATCCAGTATAGGATCCAGCTCGCGCCGGGTATCAAGGTCAGCAGGGTTTCAAGCCTTGCCAACGACCTGGCCGTTTCCCTGGCCGTTCCCAGCCTGAGGATCGAGGCGCCTATACCTGGTAAGACTTTTATCGGCATCGAGGTCCCGAACCCCGACAGGAAACCGGTGAACATCAGGACCGTCCTGGATCATCCATCCTTCCAGGAGGCCGACTGTGACCTCGCTATACCAGTCGGGGTGGGCGTAGACGGCCGCCATCTGACCATCGGCCTGGAAAAAATGCCCCACCTGCTGATTGCCGGGACGACCGGCTCCGGGAAGAGCGTTTTCGTCTCATGCTGCATCGCCGCCCTGGCCTGTCGCAAGAAGCCCGAGGAGCTCCGTTTCTTGCTGATCGACCCCAAGAGGGTCGAGATGAAGATCTTTGACCGGCTGCCCCACAACATAACCCCGCCCGTCGTCGAGTCCAGGCAGGCGGTGCACGCGCTGGGTTGGACGATCAGGGAGATGGAGAGGCGGTACGAATTATTTGCCCAGGCCAGGGTCCGGAACATCAGGACCTTCAACGCGAGGGCGCTTCCCCTGAACAGGCTCCCCTACATCATCATCGTCATCGACGAACTCGCCGACCTGATGTTCACGTCTCCCCGGGAGGTGGAGGATTACATCTGCAGGCTGGCCCAGATGGCGAGGGCTACCGGTATTCACCTGATAATCGCCACCCAGAGGCCCTCCGTGAATGTTGTGACCGGCCTCATCAAGGCCAACATTCCCGCGAGGGTGGCCTTTACCCTCCCGTCCCAGACGGACTCGAGGACCATCATCGACATTTCTGGCGCCGAAAGGCTCCTTGGCAGCGGCGACATGCTCTTCCTCACTCCCAGGCTTCCAAAACCGCTCAGGATCCAGTCTCCCTGGATGGACGAACCCGTGATGGTGCGTTTCATGGATTATCTTTCGACCCTATTCGGCGACCCCGTCTTTTTCGACATCGATATGGAAAACGCGGGTGATACAAACGGAGGAAAGGCGCATCTTGACGACCCGCTCCTCCAGGACGCCATGGACCTCATACTGCAGAGCGGGATAGCCTCAGCCAGCAGGCTGCAGCGCCAGTTGAGGGTAGGCTTTACCAGGGCGGCCAGGCTGATCGATACCCTGGAACAGGTGGGCATAGTGGGTCCCCAGGAAGGATCGAAACCGAGGGATATACTCGTCGACGAGGAAGAAGCCAGGCAGATGCTCGAAGCCTGCATCAAGGACCTTTGA
- a CDS encoding TldD/PmbA family protein: MDRLFDIADALSLPGTSFGEAFIQRSIARLCLMDDGKFEEITSTLTEGSGIRLVMGDRTCFTHASGSDLSSVASSLADGKRRAGLSGGKPLPKGDRPLLPLPEIGEKVPFDRIRELDRRTRKLSSMVRQVSFAWGSGAREVAIAGSANPLCRRTAFSTRFSVNVVVESKGSLFSGREAKAFSLPQGEFLRTIDLEEMAREAFRRALLLSEAKPCPAAVMPVVLAGTAGGTMVHEACGHSLEADIVLKDYSSFKGSLERQVASPLVTLVDDPTLFGLYGSYPFDDEGTPSRRSVLIKNGVLVSFLTDLLSSRQGYFPLTGNGRRSSFRHPPIPRMSNTFIMKGDGNPEEILSDVERGLLVMKMGGGEVNPTSGDFVFHVTEGYLVEKGKRSYPVRNAILTGNGPEVLRDIDAVGDDLHFESGVCGKSGQQVPVTDGQPTLRIRKLVVGGSET; encoded by the coding sequence ATGGACAGACTGTTTGATATTGCCGACGCCCTCTCACTGCCCGGGACCTCCTTTGGAGAGGCCTTCATCCAGAGGAGTATAGCCAGGCTCTGCCTCATGGACGACGGGAAATTCGAGGAGATTACCTCCACCCTCACCGAGGGTTCGGGGATTCGATTGGTGATGGGGGACAGAACCTGCTTCACCCACGCATCGGGGTCCGACCTGTCTTCGGTGGCCTCTTCCCTGGCCGATGGAAAAAGGCGCGCCGGTCTTTCCGGAGGTAAGCCCCTCCCAAAGGGGGACAGGCCGCTTCTTCCTCTTCCTGAAATCGGTGAAAAGGTGCCCTTTGACAGGATTCGCGAACTGGACAGGAGGACGAGAAAATTGTCGTCCATGGTTCGGCAGGTCTCTTTCGCGTGGGGTAGCGGGGCCAGGGAAGTGGCCATCGCCGGGAGTGCGAACCCCTTGTGCCGAAGAACGGCCTTTTCCACCCGATTCTCGGTCAATGTCGTTGTCGAGTCCAAGGGTTCCCTTTTCTCCGGGAGAGAGGCAAAGGCGTTCAGCCTCCCCCAGGGCGAATTCCTCCGAACCATAGATTTGGAAGAAATGGCCCGAGAAGCCTTCAGAAGAGCGCTGCTTCTCTCGGAGGCCAAACCCTGCCCGGCAGCGGTGATGCCCGTCGTTCTTGCCGGCACCGCCGGCGGGACCATGGTTCATGAAGCCTGTGGTCACAGCCTTGAAGCGGATATTGTGCTCAAGGACTATTCCTCCTTCAAGGGTTCCCTGGAAAGGCAGGTGGCATCGCCCCTGGTCACCCTTGTCGATGATCCGACCCTTTTCGGGCTTTACGGGAGTTACCCCTTTGACGATGAGGGGACCCCTTCCAGGAGGTCGGTTCTTATTAAAAACGGCGTCCTTGTCTCCTTCCTCACGGATTTGCTCTCCTCGAGGCAGGGGTATTTCCCGCTCACGGGGAACGGAAGAAGATCATCCTTCAGGCACCCCCCAATCCCAAGGATGTCCAATACCTTTATAATGAAGGGTGACGGAAACCCCGAGGAGATCCTTTCCGATGTAGAGAGAGGACTCCTGGTGATGAAAATGGGAGGCGGCGAGGTCAACCCCACATCGGGAGATTTCGTGTTTCACGTCACCGAGGGATATCTTGTCGAGAAGGGGAAAAGGTCATACCCCGTCAGGAACGCGATCCTCACCGGGAACGGCCCGGAGGTTTTAAGGGATATCGACGCTGTAGGAGATGATCTTCATTTTGAATCGGGAGTATGCGGGAAGTCGGGGCAGCAGGTCCCTGTCACCGATGGCCAGCCGACGTTACGTATCAGGAAATTGGTAGTGGGAGGCAGCGAAACCTAA
- the xseB gene encoding exodeoxyribonuclease VII small subunit → MSFTKDMAELQEIVARLDSGQIPLEDSLELIERGVRIVNSCRKYLEEAQQKITLLAADQEEGEGREWDPLSEDEPADAD, encoded by the coding sequence ATGTCCTTCACGAAAGACATGGCCGAGCTTCAGGAGATCGTGGCAAGACTGGATTCGGGTCAAATTCCACTCGAGGATTCCCTGGAGCTAATCGAAAGAGGAGTCCGTATCGTCAATTCCTGCAGAAAGTACCTGGAAGAGGCCCAACAGAAGATCACTCTTCTCGCGGCTGATCAAGAAGAGGGGGAGGGGAGGGAGTGGGATCCCCTTTCCGAGGATGAACCGGCCGATGCCGATTAA
- a CDS encoding thiamine diphosphokinase, with product MGYFSLPQLEALYEPPFAPPSMVIVAGGRLSESSWMNELCKDRDVWAVDRGLDSCMEAGITPSLFIGDGDSVSKEARQWSLFKGIPSLLFSPEKDLTDLQLALKEAGGAWRDPSETTKCSAILTGSFGGRFDHLFANIYSLIWAEEEWGMKVRCMADESEAFFILKGGESLRLSGLERGGVFSTLALSEKCHGIRMTGTKWQIGEGDLFLRKPFAISNIAGNAVLVSLTSGWLGVYWATPKFAGCEQKGRT from the coding sequence ATGGGATACTTTTCTCTTCCCCAACTCGAGGCCCTTTATGAGCCCCCCTTTGCACCTCCTTCGATGGTGATCGTTGCAGGAGGCAGGTTGTCCGAGTCCTCCTGGATGAATGAACTTTGCAAGGACAGGGATGTATGGGCGGTGGACCGCGGGCTCGACAGTTGCATGGAGGCCGGCATAACGCCCTCCCTTTTCATCGGCGACGGCGACAGCGTCTCGAAGGAGGCCAGGCAATGGTCCCTGTTCAAAGGGATTCCTTCCCTCCTTTTCTCGCCCGAAAAGGATCTTACCGATCTGCAGTTGGCTCTGAAGGAGGCGGGAGGAGCATGGAGAGACCCTTCCGAAACCACGAAATGTTCAGCCATACTGACGGGATCTTTCGGAGGACGGTTCGATCACCTCTTCGCCAACATTTATTCCCTTATCTGGGCGGAAGAGGAATGGGGGATGAAGGTGCGTTGCATGGCCGACGAATCGGAAGCCTTCTTCATCCTTAAAGGCGGGGAATCGCTTCGCCTTTCCGGACTGGAACGAGGGGGCGTGTTCTCAACGCTGGCGCTCTCTGAAAAATGCCATGGAATCAGGATGACAGGTACAAAATGGCAGATCGGGGAGGGGGACCTTTTCCTGAGGAAACCCTTCGCGATAAGCAATATCGCCGGGAATGCCGTGCTGGTGAGTCTTACCTCGGGTTGGCTCGGCGTCTATTGGGCGACTCCGAAATTTGCCGGTTGCGAGCAGAAGGGCCGTACCTAG